The following is a genomic window from uncultured Draconibacterium sp..
ATCTTTGGTTTGAATTCCGGATACCAGGAATCCTGAAAAAATACAAAGCTGATCTTTTCCTTTCACCCGACGGCTATCTTTCGCAACGCACTAAAGTTTCGCAATTGGGCGTTATTCACGACATAAACTTTGTGCATCGTCCCGATGATCTTCCCTGGCTAATAGCGAAATATTACAATCATTATTTTCCGAGATTTGCCCGCCTGGCTAAACGGATTGCCACAGTTTCGTTTTATTCGAAAGAAGATATTACCCGCTCGTTTAAAGTAGATTACGACAAGATTGATGTGGTTTACGACGGAATAAACCAGATTTTTGAACCCATTTCAGAAGAAGATAAAACGAAGGTGCGTTCCATGTTTACAAATGGCGCAGAATATTTTCTGTTTGTTGGAGCTTTACATCCGCGAAAGAATGTTTGTGGCTTGCTAAAAGCTTTTGATGCGTTTAAAAGTGTTGTTAACAATACAACAAAGCTGGTAATTGTTGGGGGTGAAATGCATAAAACAGGAGATATTTTTGAAACCTACGAAAATATGCGCCACAAAGACGATGTGGTATTTACAGGGCGTGTTTCAACAGCCGATTTGCACGATATTTTTGGCGCAGCACTGGCACTTACTTTTGTGCCGTTTTTCGAAGGTTTTGGTATTCCGGTTGTGGAGGCCATGAGTGCCGGAGTACCTGTAATTTGCTCAAATACAACTTCTATTCCGGAGGTTGGTGGCAATGCGGTACTTTATGCCGACCCGTTAAAAATCGACCAGATAACCGATGCTATGATTAAGTTACACGAAGACTCCGATTTGCGTACCAGGTTGGTGGAAAAAGGTTTTCAGCAGAAAAATAAATTTAGCTGGGACGAAACAGCGCGTTTGCTGTGGATGAGCGTGGAGAAATCGCTTCAGTGAGCAGTTACAGTTTTCAGTTTTACAATTTGCCCGTTTTAAATGAATAAACAAAAACTTCTTCCTTTTTACAACGAGAATACAATTGAAGCCGGTTGCGACGAGGCCGGGAGAGGGTGTCTTGCCGGACCAGTATTTGCCGCTGCGGTAATTCTTCCGTCCGACTTTGAGAATGAGCTGCTGAACGATTCCAAAAAACTAAGCGAGAAACAACGTTATCACTTGCGTCCGCTTGTTGAAGAGCAAGCCCTGGCATGGGCTGTAGTCGCGGTTGATAATAAGGAGATTGATGAGGTAAATATTTTAAATGCTTCGTTTCTGGCGATGAACAGGGCGGTGGAGAAGCTTACCTCTGTACCCGAACATTTGCTGATTGACGGGAATCGATTCAGAACGAAAGGAAAGATCCCCTACACCTGCATGATAAAAGGCGACGGACGATTTTATTCTATTGCCGCAGCATCGATTCTGGCAAAAACTTACCGCGACGATTATATGGCAGAGATCCATCAGGAATTTCCATATTACGACTGGCACAAAAATAAAGGTTACCCAACTAAAAAACACCGGGCGGCAATTAAAGAGTACGGTCCGTGCAAGTACCATCGTATGTCGTTTCGGTTGCTGGATGAACAACTTGCGATTGAATTTTAATCGATTGCAAGACTTTTGCTTCGTTCACGCTAGTGATAGTGTGACTTTGAGTCATACTATCACTCTAATTTCGAAAAATATTTTAACCTTCAGGCAACGTTTTTGATATCCCTTGCATTTTAAAAGTGAAAGCAAACAAAATAAGGTGCAACTTGAGAAGATAATTCATAAAGTAAAAAAGGGCGACCGACGAGCTCAAAAGCTATTGTTCGACAAGTATGTCGATCGGTTGTTTGCAGTTGCCCGCCGTTATGCGGTTAACGATGTTCTGGCCGAGGAAGCACTTTTTCAGGCATTTATGAAGATTTATACCAAATTGCCTGAGTTTCAATACATCAACGAGGCTGCGCTGATGGGATGGCTTTCGCGCATTGTTATTAACCAAACGCTGATGGACAGGCGAAAGGAACTAAGCACACTTTACAAAGTGGAAATGCTGGATGAAGAACGTCATGAAACAAGTTGGATGGTGGAGATGGACGACGGAGCACTGATTGACCTGGTAAATGAATTGCCGGATGGATACAGAACCGTGTTTTTAATGAATGCTGTTGATGGTTATGCACACAAAGAGATTGCCGAAGTGTTGGGAATTTCGGAAAGTACATCACGGTCGCAATTTTTTAAAGCACGTAAATTTTTACAAAAGAAACTTGCACAGGATTATGGACAAGCTGGAACATAGAATAAAAAAAGCCTTTGGTTCGAATGATCAGAAAACGTCATTCGCTGGTAAAGAGCAAATGTGGAGCAAGCTCGATTCCGAACTACACGGAAGAAAAGGAGTGGCTGCATTCTGGAGAATTGCTGCAGTTTTTCTGGGACTATTGCTTACACTGGGAGTTGTAGCCTCGTTAAATAGCCGGGCAAAACAACATGCCGAAATAGAAACTGCAAGCCATGAAATCAATCGTTTACAAGTTCTGATCGATTCCTTGCAAACTTTGCCAACACAAGTAAGAACTGAAGTGCAGGTGGTTGAAAAGGAAAAAGTAGTTTACATAGACAGGATAGTGGAAAACAATGTTCCTGATGAAACAATTAAATGGCAGCAGAATTACGAACAGACCATGGATTCATTGCAAACATTACAAGACAAAAATGCGGCATATAAAGTAGAAATAGAGCAGCTGAATGAGGAATTACTTGCTTTAAAAAACCAGGTAGAAACGGAAAGTGCAGAGCCTGCTCAAGCCGCAAATCCTTTTGAGTTAAAAAGCGAGCGGATGGAACTGGGGCCTCAGCAAAAGCCGACTGTTAAATCGCCTGAAATGGAAATGAAAGTGTTCCAGAAAAACTTTATCGAGAACAGAAATAACCTGAACAGCACAATATTTAAGAAATAAGTTAACAAACTTCAATTAAAAGCCATGAAAACAATTATTTCAATTTTACTCTTTTTAAGCCTTACTCTTTCAGCATCAGCCATGAATGGCTATTTTAAAGGCGACACGGTAAGATATAAGTTTGATAAAATGCTGATTGAGGTTGCCAGTACCAATGCATTAAACAAAACACTGCACAAAATGTCGATGCAGGGTAGGGTAGAACAGATTCAAAAAGTGCTTGCAGAAATGACCATTGTCCCGCCTGCCGATGATGAAATGATTACCATTGGATTTCGCGACCAAAGCGAAGATATGTGGGTTTGGAACTTTAAAGAGATTGAGTTGTCGCGTAGCAAACGGAACACTAAAAGTCTGGTTGTTTTCGACGATGGAACCATTTTCGAAAAGGACTTTGGCCGCTACTGTATTTACTTTTCGTACCGTGCCATGGAAATGAAAATCTTTGTCGACGATTTGGATGATCTTGACTTTTTCCTTTCGGATGAGTTTGAAAAGAAAACGCAGGAATCTGAAGAGTTAATGAAAAAGGAATTTGGCGAGAAATACAAGAAAG
Proteins encoded in this region:
- a CDS encoding glycosyltransferase family 1 protein: MVIAVNTRLLIKGKLEGIGWFTYETLKRMTMNHPEHEFIFIFDRPYSDDFIFAENVTPVVVGPPTRHPVLWYLWFEFRIPGILKKYKADLFLSPDGYLSQRTKVSQLGVIHDINFVHRPDDLPWLIAKYYNHYFPRFARLAKRIATVSFYSKEDITRSFKVDYDKIDVVYDGINQIFEPISEEDKTKVRSMFTNGAEYFLFVGALHPRKNVCGLLKAFDAFKSVVNNTTKLVIVGGEMHKTGDIFETYENMRHKDDVVFTGRVSTADLHDIFGAALALTFVPFFEGFGIPVVEAMSAGVPVICSNTTSIPEVGGNAVLYADPLKIDQITDAMIKLHEDSDLRTRLVEKGFQQKNKFSWDETARLLWMSVEKSLQ
- a CDS encoding ribonuclease HII, producing MNKQKLLPFYNENTIEAGCDEAGRGCLAGPVFAAAVILPSDFENELLNDSKKLSEKQRYHLRPLVEEQALAWAVVAVDNKEIDEVNILNASFLAMNRAVEKLTSVPEHLLIDGNRFRTKGKIPYTCMIKGDGRFYSIAAASILAKTYRDDYMAEIHQEFPYYDWHKNKGYPTKKHRAAIKEYGPCKYHRMSFRLLDEQLAIEF
- a CDS encoding sigma-70 family RNA polymerase sigma factor codes for the protein MQLEKIIHKVKKGDRRAQKLLFDKYVDRLFAVARRYAVNDVLAEEALFQAFMKIYTKLPEFQYINEAALMGWLSRIVINQTLMDRRKELSTLYKVEMLDEERHETSWMVEMDDGALIDLVNELPDGYRTVFLMNAVDGYAHKEIAEVLGISESTSRSQFFKARKFLQKKLAQDYGQAGT